A window of Scylla paramamosain isolate STU-SP2022 chromosome 36, ASM3559412v1, whole genome shotgun sequence genomic DNA:
GTTTTTCAACAAGATGGTTCCGTAGATATTTCCACAGAAAGTCCTGCTTTCCTGCCTGCTGCTGCAGCCGCGTCCTGTGTCTTAGTTTCGCTGGAATGCCTTGTTCAGAGTGCCACACTCCGGTGCTTCACGCCATTACTGCTGTGTTTCTCATTGCACTCCCCACCATGAAGCACGTGGCTACAAGTGACACGCTCACCAGTAGCATCTCCCCAGTGTGTAacgcctccccttctccccaccGCAGGGTCGCGGGCTGAGAGCAGGACGGAGATGTCTTGGCTCAGGGAGGTAAGTGTCATGGACCTCAGCAGCGAGACGGTGTCGCTGGCAGCGTCTGAAGCCACGGCGACGGCGACGACGCCCCGAGACACCCTGCCAGACCACGGCGACGGCCACTACACCGACACTCACTCCATCGCCTGGCCGCCCTGGAGTCGCCGCGCCTCGTGTCAGAGTCAGTCAGTGCCGGGATGCACGCCCGTCAGTAGTTCCGGCCAGCTGCTGAGCACCCATGACGCGGACGAGAGCGCCTGGTGGGCGTCCACATGGGCGCGGGGGTCGTGGGAGGGAATGACCGCCCCGTCACCCACTCCGGAGTCCCTCTACGACCACCCGCGCCCCCTGGCCCACATGCACCCTCCTGGACTACAGCAGTGCTGCCTCACTCAGCACCCACACCTCGCCGCCACGCAGCaggcacagcagcagcaagacgTCGCCGGCACCGCAACCCCGCGCGGCGCCCTCAACCCTCTGGACAACTACGACGTCCCGCCGCGGATATTGCCGCCGCACGTCGCCGCCACGGCCCACTACGACACGCCGCGCCGCCTGGTCATGTGTGATAAGGGCACCACGCTAGTGAAGGAACCCACAGCAACCACAGCAGACGGAGGCGAAGGCGCTGCCCCGTCAGGTGTGTGGTGCGAGGGTGGCCTGGTGTCTGCCGCGCCCAGTTGTGGGCAGATGCTTGGATGGGCGGGCTCGCTGGTGTGCGGGCGGCGAGAAGAGGGTGAGGCCCCGTGCGAACAGCTGCGGGTGGACGGCCACGGCCGCATGCCGGTGGTGGACGCCAACACGGGCACCATCCTGCGccacccaccgccaccacccacgCCGCCTAACCAGACGCAGCCGCCCGCCTCCCAGACGCAGAACCAGTCCAAGGACGCCGCCGCGCTGTACGCGGTggtaaacaagaggaagaagaccgGCAAGCCCCGCGCGCCTACCCCGCCCCCAACCCCGCCACCCACACCCCCGCCGCGCCACCCGCAGGTCGTCACTTCCTCACACGGCAATTACGCCAACATGGACTTCGCGGCGAGCCTCGTGCTGTATGAGAACGTGCGTGACGTGCGGACCGCTGTGACCAGCCAGACGGGCACCACCGTTCTGGCGCAGACCTGCGCAGGCCAGGCGGGCGGCATCCTCAAGGGCGCCGCCCCTCCCGAGCCCACGATGGTCTCCGCAGTCACACGTCACACGCCGACCTCGCCCAGCGCGGGGGAGTGCACCCTCACACTGGAGGTGTCTGGCAGCGACAGTGAGAACCACTACATGTCCATGACGCCGCGCCTCCCCTCAGACCCCCACTACCTCCCCATGGGCCCCCACGCGCCCCGCCGCCGAGCTGGTGCCCTGCGAAACCCTCAGCGACGAGCCGGAGGTCAAGACGCCCGTCAAGGACCGCAGTCGGTCTCTGAGCATAACAGAGAACCGGTATGGGCGCTCCCAGTCCGTGGCCGCCAGTCACCGCTGCCTCACCCTGGCGCCGCGACGCTCCACTTCCGCGGACTCTCGGCCTCGCGAGGCGTGGCCCTCGCCAGCCACCACGCCCACGGCCACGCCCACGCACCGCCAGACAGTGACCTCATCGCTGCGAAGACGAAACAACAGACTCAATTCAGAGGCGGCGACAGACAGCGGATGCGACCTGCGGCATGACAGCGTGGACGCGGACGGGTCCTCGGTGACTCCCGACCAGAGCGTGTGCACCGACGTGGAGGTCAGCCCGCGGCCTGAGGTCATCACCAGCGCAGCGCGGGAACTGGTAgcggagggagtgtgtgtgctgCGCCGCTCCTCCTCGGTGCCCGGCAAGACAGCCAACAGAGACTCCGCCTCCAGCAGCGACTCCGGCGTGTGCGAGTCCCCCCGGGCCGTGGACCGCCTGCTCACCTCACACTGCCTCCACGCCTCCCTCCCCCGCTCTCGCCGCCCCCATCTtcccaccactaccgccgcaaCCTCCACGCACTCAGGTAAGCCCCGCACACCTGCCAGGAAAGCAGCCACGTCCCCGTCAGCGTGTCGTGTTTACAtgactaacaccaccaccaccaccaccaccacgcttccCGCACACACGGACACCTGCTTCAATACAACACCTGCATGCAGACCTCCAAACTACACATCACAAATTCAACACAGCTCGCGGCTTGCACCTCTTTcctgccacccacccacccacccacctacacacacacacacacacacacacacacacacacacacacacacacacacacacacacacacacacacactcgcgtgACCCCGCTGCTCAGCACCACAGCACGCTCACTGTTACTCAGCACCAAACGCCGCCTCGCCGCCAGATTATCAGCACAAACACCCCAACATTTTCGGGCCAAATCATGCCGCGTTGTTGCTCGCGCGGAGATCGCATGAAGGATTACGCCCGTGCTGATCGCGTACCGTACCAGTTTCCGTGCAAAATCCGTGCGGTTGGCATGCAGATTTAATCAGCTCTCGCCGGGTAATTAATGGGCGTAGGAGCGAGGGCGGCATTTTGCATACAGGGCGCCAGCAGATTGGCCAAGGTAATCTACAGGTAATCTCGTATCCTCGTGTTTTCTCCAGGATATGAAGGCAAGACCAGGTGAAGCCTCCGCTGAAACACATTCCGTTACTTTTTTCCAATCCAATTTGCATTCTACGAACTCCTTCTGTCGCAAGGCAAGGACCTGAAGGTGGGCGTACCTGTCGGGGGTGAGCGGTCGTGAGGGGGCGGGTGGGGACGCAGGGACAACGTGGAGGAAGGGGCACGTTCAGGGGACACAGGTTAAagcagaggagagggggaagtgagggaagggcgAGGGAAGTTGAAGGAGCGCTGCCTTGCCtttgaggaggagcaggagaaagatgaggaggaggctgaTAAGGAGCGGTggtgaagggatgaaggggcctgaggatggggaggaagtaTTGAGCGGCTGAGTGGGTTGGGTTAAAGGCCTGAGGTAaatttggaggaggaagaggaggggaaggaggaggaatgaggtatatagaatgaaggagaggtaaTGGGTTAGAATGAGCCGGGGAGGGGCGGCAGATTCTGCAGGGAATGGGTGCTGGGCTAAGAGCGAAGTGGAAACAGGATAAGGATGGGGAAGAATACATAATAGAAGATGGTGGACTGAGAATAGTGAGAGATTAaactggaagaaggaagggaaagggggaataAAGAGAGGTTATTGGGATGGTGGCTGCAGGATTA
This region includes:
- the LOC135090988 gene encoding LOW QUALITY PROTEIN: uncharacterized protein LOC135090988 (The sequence of the model RefSeq protein was modified relative to this genomic sequence to represent the inferred CDS: deleted 1 base in 1 codon), with the translated sequence MVDNTLIEGALKFRDGKKWKQRWAVLDKLSPVADVLQLQLYRDSRDRAKGAATKASLALQNVLALETGFTLDKESHTLALLCKDVTIVVAFDTRERLLQWQVKMTSTLGQEQQFLVQVLQVPPRSRVSAGPARFHVRDHRFCLTTGTPPRLLAAWSTQDLRRYGVVDGRVVWEGGTRCGRWTGVHVALSDAPHAVTHAIDQAARGLIAKPRNRPPPSTGSRAESRTEMSWLREVSVMDLSSETVSLAASEATATATTPRDTLPDHGDGHYTDTHSIAWPPWSRRASCQSQSVPGCTPVSSSGQLLSTHDADESAWWASTWARGSWEGMTAPSPTPESLYDHPRPLAHMHPPGLQQCCLTQHPHLAATQQAQQQQDVAGTATPRGALNPLDNYDVPPRILPPHVAATAHYDTPRRLVMCDKGTTLVKEPTATTADGGEGAAPSGVWCEGGLVSAAPSCGQMLGWAGSLVCGRREEGEAPCEQLRVDGHGRMPVVDANTGTILRHPPPPPTPPNQTQPPASQTQNQSKDAAALYAVVNKRKKTGKPRAPTPPPTPPPTPPPRHPQVVTSSHGNYANMDFAASLVLYENVRDVRTAVTSQTGTTVLAQTCAGQAGGILKGAAPPEPTMVSAVTRHTPTSPSAGECTLTLEVSGSDSENHYMSMTPRLPSDPHYLPMGPHAPRRRAGALRNPQRRAGGQDARQGPQSVSEHNREPVWALPVRGRQSPLPHPGAATLHFRGLSASRGVALASHHAHGHAHAPPDSDLIAAKTKQQTQFRGATDSGCDLRHDSVDADGSSVTPDQSVCTDVEVSPRPEVITSAARELVAEGVCVLRRSSSVPGKTANRDSASSSDSGVCESPRAVDRLLTSHCLHASLPRSRRPHLPTTTAATSTHSGVAASCQELGGAGGSAGGSSSGSGDAKSTSSGASDMSDYLDTLSLSSSHSSSDHDRLLARSSVNTLRPRSGREYTRLDRHGLCTENKTLPVLGEAPPH